The following is a genomic window from Micrococcus cohnii.
GCGGCCTGTTCGAGACCGGCGCGGGCGGCTCGGCCCCGAAGCACGTGCAGCAGCTGCTCGAGGAGAACCACCTGCGCTGGGACTCGCTCGGCGAGTTCCTGGCCCTGGCCGTGTCCTTCGAGCATGAGGCCACGACGAACGACAACGCCCGCGCCCAGGTGCTGGCCGACACCCTCGACGCCGCCACCGGCACGCTGCTGACCGAGGGCAAGTCCCCGAAGCGCAAGGTCGGCGAGATCGACAACCGCGGCTCGCACTTCTACCTGGCCCTGTACTGGGCCCAGGAACTGGCGAAGCAGACCGCGGATCAGCCCCTCGCCGACGCCGTCGCACCCATCGCGACGGAGCTGGCCGAGAACGAGGAGAAGATCGTCGCCGAGCTGGCCGATGTGCAGGGCTCATCGGTCGACATCGCCGGCTACTACTTCCCGAACGTGGCGAAGGTTTCCGAGGCCATGCGTCCCTCGGCCACCCTCAACGCGATCATGGACAAGCTCGCCAAGTGACGCCGTGACGACGTGACGTCGGTCAGGGGCCTCGTCAGGGCCGCCGACCTCGACAGGGCCCTGCCCTCCCGCAGCACCGGGAGGGCAGGGCCTTGTCGTGTGCCCGGTCAGTCCGCGTGCGCGGCCTCGTGCTCAAGCAACGCGCGCTTGGCCGCGACGCCGTAGAGGTACTGGCCGATGCCCCCGTCCGCCCGCACGACCCGGTGGCAGGGCACCACGACGGCCGCCAGGTTCGTCGCGCACGCCCCGCCGACAGCCCGCACCGCGGTGGGGGAGCCGGCCCGCTCGGCCAGCTGCGCATAGGTCACCGGGGCGCCCGGCGGCACCGAGCGCAGCGCGTCCCAGGCCCGGCGGCGGAAGTCTGTGCCTGGCTGGGCGACGGTCAGCGCGTCGAGCGCGCGCACCCGACCGGCGGTGTAGGCGGCGAGCGCGTCCGGCACGGCGGCGTCGTGCTCGACGGGGCGCGGGTTCATCTCGCGCTCAGCTGTGGCGGGGTCCAGCTGCTCCAGACGGTCCATGAACCGCAGCAGCAGGCCGCCGACGGCCGATGCGACGGTCTCGCCCGCTGCGGGCACGGCCACGCCGCTTGCGCGCACCGCGTCGTCCTCCGGGGAATAGACGGCGACCAGGGTCAGTTCGGCAGCCTCGGGCAACGCCTGTGCGGTCCAGCGCAGTTCGGGCAGGAAGACGGGGGCGGTCATGGGGGACATTCTCCCGCATCGGTGCCCAGCACTTGTCCGGACGGGGCCGAGGCGTGCGAGCGTGGGGACCATGAGCGATCCGCAGGCCGCACCGCCGCACGACGACCACCGCCACGACGACCGGGCACCAGCGACCGGGCGCGTGTTCGAGCACCGCACGCTGCTGCGGCACCCGCGCGAGGCCGTCTGGCGGTGGCTGACGAACCCCGGTGCCCTGACCCGCCTGACCCCGCCGTACGCTGGCCGGGTCATCGCCGAGCCCGAGGTCGGGCTGCCCGTCGGGGCGCAGGCCGTGCTCGAGCTCGACGCCCCGGGCTCGGCGGGCCTGTTCGCCTCGGCCGCCCACGGGGCCGCCACGGGCCTGCTGCCCTCGGCGGTGGCCTCGCGCGTGCCGGCACCGATCAGCCGCGCCCTGACCCCGCGGCTGACGTGGCGGGCCCGGCACACGGCGCTCGAACCGGGGCGGGGCTTCACCGACGAGATGGTCTCCGGTCCCGTGGCCTCGTGGACGCACCGGCACACGTTGCAGGACGCCGCCCCGGGCGAGGCCGACGCCGCGGACGGGTCGCGCGGCACCGTCGTGGTCGATGAGATTCGCTATGCCCTGCCTGCCGAGCGCGTGCTCGCCCGGGCATCCCGGCTCGGGGCGTCCCGTCGGGCGGCGGACCTGTTCGACGCGGAACTGCGCCGCCAGTTCGCCTACCGGGCGCGCGTGATGACCGACGACCTGGACTTTCATAGCCGGCACGGTTCGCCGGTGGTCGGTGGGAGCGCCCGACGGATCGCCGTCACCGGTGCCAGCGGGCTGATCGGCACGCAGCTGGTTGCGCTGCTGCGCAGCGGCGGGCACGACGTCGTGCGTCTGACCCGCTCGGCGACGACGGCGCCGGACGCGGCGGCGTGGGATCCGCTGCGTGGCCGGGTGGACGACGACGTGCTCAGCGGCGTCGACGTGGTCGTGAACCTGGCGGGCGAGCCCATCGCCGGCCGGTTGAGCGCGGCGCACAAACAGGCCGTGCATGACTCACGAGTGCTCGGCACCCGCACGCTCGTGGACGCGATACGCCGGCTGGCCGACGCTGGCCGCCCGGCCCCGGACCTGGTGAACGGCTCAGCCATCGGCTACTACGGGGCGGACGCCGGCGCGGGGCCGGCAGGCGAGGGCCTCACGGAGATCCTCGCCCCGGGTGAGGACTTCCTCGCCGAGGTGTGCGCCGACTGGGAGGCCGAGGCGCAGCGGGCCGCCTCGATCCGCCGCGCCGACGGCTCTCGGGTGCGCGTGGCCCAGGTGCGCACCGGCATTGTCCTGGACCCGCGCGGCGGCATGCTGCAGCAGGTGTTGCCCCTGTTCGTCGCGGGGCTGGGCGGCCGCCTGGCCTCGGGCGGCACGGGACCGGACGGAACCCCGTGGATGAGCTGGATCGGCGGTGAGGACATCGTGGACCTGTTCGCCCACGCCGCTGTCGATGCGCGCGTGAGCGGACCGTACAACGGGGTCGCGCCGCGACCGGTCACGGCGGGCGAGTTCGCCCGTGCACTGGGGCGGGTGCTCCGGCGGCCCGCGGCGGTGCCGGTGCCCGGCCTCGCCCCGGAGCTCCTGCTCGGACGGGAGGGCTACCGGACCCTGATCGCCGCGGATCAGAAGGCGTCTGCCGCCCAGACCGAGAAGTCAGGGCACCGGTTCCGCGACACCGAGCTCGAGCCGGCGCTGCGGCATCTGCTCGGCCGCTGACGGGGCGGGCCCCGGTCAGTCCTGCAGGGCGCCGGTCTCGCGCACCAGCTGGGCCAGCGCGGTGTAGGCGTCCCGGGCCAGCGACTCCCACAGGCGCATCGCCAGCTGCGGTGAGGCCTCCTGCAGGGCGTACATCACCTGGGCGGTCAGCACCTGGGTCGTCACCTCCCCGCGGGCCCGGACAGTGGAGGGCTGACGGCCGGGCTGACCCAGGGCCATCTCGCCGAACGTCATGCCGGGGCTGAGCACCGTGCGTCGGGTCCGTCGACCGCCCGTCGACTGGCCCGTGAGCACCACCTCGCCCCGGGTGATCACGTAGATGCCGCCGAAAGGCTGGCCCGCGCGGCGGATGACCTGACCGTCGTGGAACCGCCGCGTCTCCATCATCGACTCCAGCAGGGCGGCGTCGTCCTCCTCGAGGTGTTGCATCAGCGGCGAGTGCAGCGCCTCCTGGGCGTCCTGCGGGAACAGGTGCGGTGCGTGCCGGGCCAGCAGTCGCTGCTCGCACCACTGCATCGCCTGCGAGCGAGAAGCGAAGAACACGAACTGCGGGGCCGCCGTCGTCGGGTCGTAGGTGGCTGGATCCGCCTCGCCCTCACGGTGCACCGGGGGCAGGTTCACTTCGACGGACTCGTCGGCGGTGGCCACGAGCTCGTCGAGCAGGGTCTCGGTGCGGTCGGCCAGCACGACATCGACGCCGGAGGCGATCGCGTGTCCGATCCACTGGCCGATCAGCCGACGCGCCGGCGCGGAGATGCTGTGCACCGAACGGATGTCGAACACGAGGGTCTCGAGGGTCTCGGGCAGATCGGCAATCACGTGCACGAGGGCCTCGACCTGGCTGAACCCGATGTGCCCGCCCAGCTCGAGCAGGTGTGCGTGCTCGCCGTGCGCCTCCAGCGCGTGCAGGGCCTCCGCGGTGCGGGACGTGCCGGAGGGCGCCTGATCCACGCGATAGTGGCTGCGCAGCGCCGACAGCGGCGAGGAGACCACGTCCGAGGCGTGCAGCTCGAACTCTTCGACGAGAGTGCGCAGCGCCGACATCCCGCGCACGGACATGCCGTTCTCGTCGAGCTCGTCCGAGCGCAGGGCCAGGCCCAGGTGCCCGGGCACCACGAGCATGGTCACCCCACCGCTCGCGCTCGCCCAGCCGGGCTGGCCCACGTTCATGGCCCACAGCGGGTCGCGTGTCGTCAGGCCGCATGAGGCGAGGATCGAGGTCACGGCGCGGGCGGTGGAGTCGGAGAACACCCGGTCTCCCGTGTGCGGGTGCACGCCGCCGAGCGCGAAGACCGTCGCGATGGTCGCGACCTCCTGGACCGACACGGTCACGGCGCGCAGCCGCGCGAGGTCGGAGAGCACCGCCGTCGGGTCCGCGTCGAACGCGTCGAGGGACTTCATCAGCCAGGCGGCGGCGCGGGGGCGGTCCAGGGTCTTCTCCTCCGCGCGGGTCGCGGTGTCGGTCACGGACACCTCCCGATCCAGCAGGGAGGAGGCCAGCTGCAGCAGACGAGCGGCGCGGTCGCGACCGCCGCGGCCCTTGACGAGCGCGGTCGCGGCGACCACACCGGCGTCGTGCAGCGGGTTGAGGGCGCGGCCGGTCTCCGGCTCCACGTCGAGCAGGTGTCGTTGATCCGGAGTGGGAACCGTGCCGATCCGCTCGAGCACGCGGGGCAGCCCCAGGTCCTCGAGGGCGAGCGCGTACACCAGCGGCGCCGCCAGTGAGCTCAGCGGCACCTGATCGGTGGCCCCCGCCTCGTACTGGTGGCCGTCCGCGAGTGTGAGCGCCACGCCGAGCCGGCCGTCGCCCTCGGGCGCTCCGGAGGAGAACGATGCGGCGAGCCGGGTGAGGTACAGCTGGACGGGGGTGCTCATGGCTCCAGCCTAGTCGGCGCCGCGGCCGGTGGGACCCGTCGGCCCGCCCGTCGCGGGGCCGATGAGCAGGCCACAATGGACGGCGATGTCTCCGCGATGCCACACCCCTGACGCCGCCCCCGCCCTGAGCCGTTTCCCCGTCGACGCGCGCGTCCACGGTGCCGGGCTGACGGTCACGGACGAGCTGGGCCGGGTGCGCAGAGCCCTGGCCGACCACGGGGCCCTGGTGCTGCACGCCCCGCCGGGCACGGGCAAGACGACGGTGCTGCCGCCCGCCCTCGCCGGCTGGGCGGCCGAAACGGCCTCCGGCTCGGCGCTGAGCGGCACGAGGCCTGGCCAGGAACCGGCCGGGGAGGGTGCGGCACCGATCGGCCCGGGCCGGGTGCTCGTCACCCAGCCCAGACGGGTGGCCGTGCGCGCGGCCTGGCGACGTCTGTACGCGGCCGCCGGCGGGGACGACCGGGCCGTGGGCTACACGGTCCGCGGCGACTCCGTCGGCGCCGGGGCGAGCGCGGTCGAGTTCCTGACTCCCGGCGTGCTCGTGCGGCGCCTGCTTGCCGACCCTGAGCTGGGAGGCGTGAGCGCCGTGGTGCTCGACGAGGTCCACGAACGCGACCTCGACACGGACCTGCTGTTCGGCCTGCTCGCGGACCTGCGCCAGCTGCGCGAGGACCTGAGCCTGGTCGCCATGTCCGCGACACTCGACGCCGAGGCGCTGGCTGCTCGCTGGGCGGCCGGCATGGGGCAGGACCACGTCCCCGTGGTCCGCACCGCAGAGGTGGTGCACCCGCTCACGATCGATCACCGGCCGCACTCGGGCTCACGCCTGACGCCCGAGGGCCGAGTGGACCGGGACTTCCTGGACCACGTGGCCCGTGTGACCGCGCAGGCCCACGCGCGCTCCCTGGCCGAGGACCCCGGCACGGACGCCCTGGTGTTCCTGCCCGGCGTCGCCGAGGTCGAGGCCGTCGCCGACCGGCTTCGCGGGCACGCCGCGCGGCACGGCAGAGCCCTGGACGTGCTGACCCTGCACGGCCGCCAGGATCCGCACGAGCAGGACGCGGCGCTCGCTGGCCGCGCCGGGGCCGACGCGGCGCCACGAGTGATCGTCGCCACCAACGTGGCCGAGTCCTCCCTCACCGTCCCCGGGGTGCGCCTGGTGGTCGACTCGGCGCTGGCCCGGGAGCCCCGCCGCGACGCCGGGCGGGACATGACGGGCCTGGTCACGGTCCAGGTCTCCCGCGCTGCGGCGAGGCAGCGCGCCGGACGCGCCGGACGCCTCGGACCGGGGCACGCCGTGCACTGCTGTTCCGAGGCCGCCCTCGGAACCGCCCCCGCCGCGCCGACTCCGCAGCTGGCCGTCGCCGATCTGGCTCCGCTGGCGCTGCGCCTGGCGGCGTGGGGCGCCCTGGCGCCGATGCTCGACCCTGCCGGCCGCGGCCCCGTGCTGCCCGAGGACCCGCCCGCGGGCGCTCTGGCCCGGGCGGCCGCCCGGCTGCGCGAGCTCGGCGCACTCGATGCGGACCACCGCGTCACCGACCACGGGGCGCGGCTGGCGCGGATGCCCGTGGACCCGTCTCTGGGCCATGCCCTGCTGAGCGCGGCAGCCGAAGTCGGCCCGCGCGCCGCGGCCGAGGCAGTCGCCCTGCTGGCCGCTGACGTGCGTGCCCCCGAGGCCGACCTGGCCCGCGTGCTGGCCGATCTGCGCTCACCGCACGAGGGGAACGCCCGGAGCCAGGCCCCGCCCGGGACGGAGCGGGTCTGGCGTCATGAGGCGCGACGGCTCGAGTCACTGGTGGGCCCCTCGGACCGCGTCGGCGCGCGGAAGGAGTCGCCGGCGGGGGAGGAGGCCGTGGGCCTCGTCGCCGCCCTCGCCGCCCCGCAGCGGATCGCCCGGCGCGTCGAGGACGACGAGTACCTGCTCGTCTCCGGCACCCGCGCCCGCTTGCCGCGCGAGAGTCCCCTGTCGGGGCGTCAGTGGCTCGCCGTGGCCGAGGTCCAGCGTGTGGGGGACGGGGCCGTCATCCGGGCGGCGGCCGAGCTCTCCGGTGAGCAGGCCCTGCGTGCCGGCGCCGGGCTCCAGCGCACCGTGCGTGACGCCCACTGGGACGCCGGACGGCTCCGGGGCCGGCAGCGCCGGATGCTCGGCGGCATCGAGCTCGACTCCCGTGCGGCGCCGGTCGACGCGGACACCGCCGCAGACGCCGTCGTCCGCGCGTGGACCGAGCACGGCTCCGAGGGCTGGGGCGGCGACCCCGCGCGAGGGCTGCGGCGGCGCGTCCAGCTGCTGCACCACCGGCTCGGCCCGCCGTGGCCCGACATGCGCGACGCCGCCCTGGCCGGACGCGAGGACCTCACCGCCGCGATCGGTGCCGAACTGGCCCGGGGCGTCCCCCGCGACCGCGTCGACCTAGCCGGGTCCCTGCAGGGCCTGCTGCCGTGGCCGGACGCCGCCCGCCTCGAGGAGCTCGCCCCCGAACGGCTGCCCGTCCCGAGCGGCCGCCGCGTCGCCGTCGAGTACCCGGACCTCGATGACGAGGACGGTGCGCCCGTGCTCGCCGCGAAGCTGCAGGAGTTCTTCGGTGCCGAGGAGAGCCCGACCGTGGCCGACGGGACCACGCCCGTGCTGCTGCACCTGCTCTCCCCGGCCGGGCGTCCGCTCGCCGTCACCGCGGACCTGCCCTCGTTCTGGTCCGGCGCCTACGCCCAGGTGCGGGCGGAGTCGCGTGGCCGCTATCCGAAGCACCCCTGGCCGGAGGACCCGACCGTCGCCGAGCCGACCGCCCTGACCCGCGCCCGAGCGCGGGGCCGCTGAACCTCGGACAGTGCCATCGGGGCTGGTCCGCTGACATGCACGGACAGGTGCGTGACGTCAGTCTCCTCATGAGACAATGTCGGCACTCCAGTCATCGGACCTGGCGGAGCTGAGCCCGTCCGGCCCGACCAGCGGCCGGCGTCACTGTCGTCGTCGGACCGGTGGACCACATTTCGAAAGCCGAGCGACATGATCACTCCCCACACGCGGCGCCGCCGCGGGCGGACGCTGGCCACGGCGGCCCTCGCCGCCGCAGCGCTCACGCTCTCCGGCTGCGCGCCCGCCGAGGACGAGACCCCCGTCCTGACCTGGTACACGAACCCCGACGACGGCGGTCAGGCCACGATCGCGGCCGAGTGCACCGATGCCGCCCAGGGCCGCTATGCCATCCAGACCTCGATGCTGCCCAACGAGGCCTCCGCCCAGCGCGAGCAGCTGACTCGCCGACTCGCGGCGGGAGACACCTCGATGGACATCATGAGCCTGGACCCGCCGTTCGTCCCCGAGCTCGCCGAGCCCGGCTTCCTCGCGCCCGTGCCGCAGCAGCTGCAGGACCACGCGAAGCAGAACACCCTCGAGGGGGCGCTGGCCGGTGCCACGTGGAAGGACGAACTCGTCGCCGTCCCGTTCTGGGCCAACACGCAGCTGCTCTGGTACCGCAAGTCCGTTGCGGAGAAAGCCGGGCTGGACATGTCGAAGCCCGTCACGTGGGACCAGCTCATGGACGCCGCCGCGGAGCAGGACAAGCACCTCGGCGTGCAGGGCGCCCGCGCCGAGTCGATGACCGTGTGGCTGAACTCCCTGGTCGTCGGCGGCGGCGACCGGATCCTCGCCAACCCCGAGGCCCCGGCCGAACAGGTGCAGACCACCCTCGACTCCGAGGCTGGGAAGAAGGCCGCCGAGATCATCGGCCGCATCGGCGACGAGGGTCTCGGCGGCCCCGGCCTGCCGACCCAGCGTGAGAACGAGGCCATGCTCCAGTTCCAGGGCGAGAAGGGCTCGTTCATGGTCAACTGGCCCTTCGTCTGGGCCGCGACCAACGCCTCCGTCGAGGACGGAAGCCTGCCCTCGGACCTGCCCGAGGACATCGGCTGGACCACCTATCCGCGCACCGACGCCGACCGTGAGGCGGCCCCGCCGCTGGGCGGGATCAACCTGGGCGTGGGCGCCAAGAGCGAGCACCAGGCCGAGGCCTGGGACGCGATCTCCTGCATCACCACGAAGCAGCACCAGGCCGATTACTTCGTCACCAATGGCAACCCGCCCGCGAACCCGGCCGCCTATGAGGACGAACGGATCAAGGACGCCTACCCGATGGCTGACGAGATCCGTGACTCGCTCGACATCGCCGCGCCCCGGCCGCAGACCCCGTACTACAACGAGGTCTCCACCGCGATCCAGCAGCGGTACGCGCCGCCGGGCAGCGTCGACCCGGCCACCACGCCGGCGAAGGCCAGCGAGTTCATCGAGAAGGTCCTGCGAGGGGAGCGCCTGCTGTGAGCCACGTGTCCACTGTCGAGAAGACGCCCGGCGCCCGCTCGGCCGCTGGGCGCCGGACGGGGCGCGCACCCCGCTCGGCCCGCGCGAGGTCCGAGGCCCGCCTCGGCATGATGCTGGCCGCCCCGGCGTTCCTGATCATGCTGTTCGTCGTCCTGTACCCGATCGTGCAGGCATTCATCGACTCGCTGTTCAGCTACCGCCTCACCGCTCCCGGCGAGAAGGAGTTCGTCGGCCTCGAGAACTACGCGACGATCCTCACCGACCCGGTGTTCTGGTCCGGTCTGGGGGTCACGCTGCTGATCACGGTGGTCACGGTGGCCGTCGAGCTCGTGCTGGGCTTTCTGCTGGCGCTGGTGATGCACCACGCCATCCGCTCCACCCGCGGCCTGGTCCGCACGATGATCCTGGTGCCCTACGGGATCATCACCGTGGTCTCCGCATTCGCCTGGTTCTACATGTTCTCGATCGACTCGGGGTACATGAACAACTGGCTCGACTGGG
Proteins encoded in this region:
- a CDS encoding methylated-DNA--[protein]-cysteine S-methyltransferase yields the protein MTAPVFLPELRWTAQALPEAAELTLVAVYSPEDDAVRASGVAVPAAGETVASAVGGLLLRFMDRLEQLDPATAEREMNPRPVEHDAAVPDALAAYTAGRVRALDALTVAQPGTDFRRRAWDALRSVPPGAPVTYAQLAERAGSPTAVRAVGGACATNLAAVVVPCHRVVRADGGIGQYLYGVAAKRALLEHEAAHAD
- a CDS encoding TIGR01777 family oxidoreductase → MSDPQAAPPHDDHRHDDRAPATGRVFEHRTLLRHPREAVWRWLTNPGALTRLTPPYAGRVIAEPEVGLPVGAQAVLELDAPGSAGLFASAAHGAATGLLPSAVASRVPAPISRALTPRLTWRARHTALEPGRGFTDEMVSGPVASWTHRHTLQDAAPGEADAADGSRGTVVVDEIRYALPAERVLARASRLGASRRAADLFDAELRRQFAYRARVMTDDLDFHSRHGSPVVGGSARRIAVTGASGLIGTQLVALLRSGGHDVVRLTRSATTAPDAAAWDPLRGRVDDDVLSGVDVVVNLAGEPIAGRLSAAHKQAVHDSRVLGTRTLVDAIRRLADAGRPAPDLVNGSAIGYYGADAGAGPAGEGLTEILAPGEDFLAEVCADWEAEAQRAASIRRADGSRVRVAQVRTGIVLDPRGGMLQQVLPLFVAGLGGRLASGGTGPDGTPWMSWIGGEDIVDLFAHAAVDARVSGPYNGVAPRPVTAGEFARALGRVLRRPAAVPVPGLAPELLLGREGYRTLIAADQKASAAQTEKSGHRFRDTELEPALRHLLGR
- a CDS encoding glutaminase codes for the protein MSTPVQLYLTRLAASFSSGAPEGDGRLGVALTLADGHQYEAGATDQVPLSSLAAPLVYALALEDLGLPRVLERIGTVPTPDQRHLLDVEPETGRALNPLHDAGVVAATALVKGRGGRDRAARLLQLASSLLDREVSVTDTATRAEEKTLDRPRAAAWLMKSLDAFDADPTAVLSDLARLRAVTVSVQEVATIATVFALGGVHPHTGDRVFSDSTARAVTSILASCGLTTRDPLWAMNVGQPGWASASGGVTMLVVPGHLGLALRSDELDENGMSVRGMSALRTLVEEFELHASDVVSSPLSALRSHYRVDQAPSGTSRTAEALHALEAHGEHAHLLELGGHIGFSQVEALVHVIADLPETLETLVFDIRSVHSISAPARRLIGQWIGHAIASGVDVVLADRTETLLDELVATADESVEVNLPPVHREGEADPATYDPTTAAPQFVFFASRSQAMQWCEQRLLARHAPHLFPQDAQEALHSPLMQHLEEDDAALLESMMETRRFHDGQVIRRAGQPFGGIYVITRGEVVLTGQSTGGRRTRRTVLSPGMTFGEMALGQPGRQPSTVRARGEVTTQVLTAQVMYALQEASPQLAMRLWESLARDAYTALAQLVRETGALQD
- a CDS encoding ATP-dependent RNA helicase; its protein translation is MSPRCHTPDAAPALSRFPVDARVHGAGLTVTDELGRVRRALADHGALVLHAPPGTGKTTVLPPALAGWAAETASGSALSGTRPGQEPAGEGAAPIGPGRVLVTQPRRVAVRAAWRRLYAAAGGDDRAVGYTVRGDSVGAGASAVEFLTPGVLVRRLLADPELGGVSAVVLDEVHERDLDTDLLFGLLADLRQLREDLSLVAMSATLDAEALAARWAAGMGQDHVPVVRTAEVVHPLTIDHRPHSGSRLTPEGRVDRDFLDHVARVTAQAHARSLAEDPGTDALVFLPGVAEVEAVADRLRGHAARHGRALDVLTLHGRQDPHEQDAALAGRAGADAAPRVIVATNVAESSLTVPGVRLVVDSALAREPRRDAGRDMTGLVTVQVSRAAARQRAGRAGRLGPGHAVHCCSEAALGTAPAAPTPQLAVADLAPLALRLAAWGALAPMLDPAGRGPVLPEDPPAGALARAAARLRELGALDADHRVTDHGARLARMPVDPSLGHALLSAAAEVGPRAAAEAVALLAADVRAPEADLARVLADLRSPHEGNARSQAPPGTERVWRHEARRLESLVGPSDRVGARKESPAGEEAVGLVAALAAPQRIARRVEDDEYLLVSGTRARLPRESPLSGRQWLAVAEVQRVGDGAVIRAAAELSGEQALRAGAGLQRTVRDAHWDAGRLRGRQRRMLGGIELDSRAAPVDADTAADAVVRAWTEHGSEGWGGDPARGLRRRVQLLHHRLGPPWPDMRDAALAGREDLTAAIGAELARGVPRDRVDLAGSLQGLLPWPDAARLEELAPERLPVPSGRRVAVEYPDLDDEDGAPVLAAKLQEFFGAEESPTVADGTTPVLLHLLSPAGRPLAVTADLPSFWSGAYAQVRAESRGRYPKHPWPEDPTVAEPTALTRARARGR
- a CDS encoding extracellular solute-binding protein; translated protein: MITPHTRRRRGRTLATAALAAAALTLSGCAPAEDETPVLTWYTNPDDGGQATIAAECTDAAQGRYAIQTSMLPNEASAQREQLTRRLAAGDTSMDIMSLDPPFVPELAEPGFLAPVPQQLQDHAKQNTLEGALAGATWKDELVAVPFWANTQLLWYRKSVAEKAGLDMSKPVTWDQLMDAAAEQDKHLGVQGARAESMTVWLNSLVVGGGDRILANPEAPAEQVQTTLDSEAGKKAAEIIGRIGDEGLGGPGLPTQRENEAMLQFQGEKGSFMVNWPFVWAATNASVEDGSLPSDLPEDIGWTTYPRTDADREAAPPLGGINLGVGAKSEHQAEAWDAISCITTKQHQADYFVTNGNPPANPAAYEDERIKDAYPMADEIRDSLDIAAPRPQTPYYNEVSTAIQQRYAPPGSVDPATTPAKASEFIEKVLRGERLL
- a CDS encoding carbohydrate ABC transporter permease, whose protein sequence is MSHVSTVEKTPGARSAAGRRTGRAPRSARARSEARLGMMLAAPAFLIMLFVVLYPIVQAFIDSLFSYRLTAPGEKEFVGLENYATILTDPVFWSGLGVTLLITVVTVAVELVLGFLLALVMHHAIRSTRGLVRTMILVPYGIITVVSAFAWFYMFSIDSGYMNNWLDWVPGISADTNWFAQSGTALTVIMLSEIWKTTPFISLLLLSGLAQVPGELTEAAAVDGATRLQRLTKVILPNMKAAIMVAVLFRALDAFRIFDAIFIMTNGAYGTEVLSLLAYRTSIGRLEIGLGSAVSVILFLCVGLIALVAVKGFNVDLADRGGQK